One stretch of Thermus filiformis DNA includes these proteins:
- a CDS encoding long-chain fatty acid--CoA ligase, with protein sequence MFPSTMMDEELNLWDFLERAAELFGRKEVVSRLHTGEVHRTTYAEVYRRARRLMGGLKALGVGVGDRVATLGFNHFRHLEAYFAVPGMGAVLHTANPRLSPKEIAYILNHAEDKVLLFDPQLLPLVEALRPELKTVAHFVVMDREAPEGYLAYEEVLGEEQDPVRVPERAACSMAYTTGTTGLPKGVVYSHRALVLHSLAASLQDGTALSEKDAVLPVVPMFHVNAWCLPYAATLVGAKQVLPGPRLDPASLVELFDGEGVTFTAGVPTVWLALADYLESTGHRLKTLRRLVVGGSAAPKSLIARFERMGIEVRQGYGLTETSPVVVQNFVKSHLEALPEEEKLTLKAKTGLPTPLVRLRVADEEGRPVPKDGKTLGEVQLKGPWITGGYYKNEEASRSALTPDGFFRTGDIAVWDEEGYVEIKDRLKDLIKSGGEWISSVDLENALMGHPKVKEAAVVAIPHPRWQERPLAVVVPRGEAPSPEELNEHLLRAGFAKWQLPDAYVFVEEIPRTSAGKFLKRALRERYQGLYREE encoded by the coding sequence ATGTTTCCCAGCACCATGATGGACGAGGAGCTGAACCTTTGGGACTTTCTGGAGCGGGCGGCGGAGCTTTTCGGGAGGAAGGAGGTGGTCTCCCGCCTCCACACCGGGGAGGTCCACCGCACCACCTACGCCGAGGTGTACCGCCGCGCCCGCAGGCTCATGGGCGGGCTCAAGGCCCTGGGCGTGGGGGTGGGGGATAGGGTGGCCACGTTGGGCTTCAACCACTTCCGCCACCTCGAGGCCTACTTCGCCGTCCCCGGGATGGGGGCGGTCCTCCACACGGCCAACCCAAGGCTTTCCCCCAAGGAGATCGCCTACATCCTGAACCACGCCGAGGACAAGGTCCTCCTCTTTGACCCCCAGCTCCTTCCCCTGGTGGAGGCCCTCCGGCCCGAGCTGAAGACGGTGGCCCACTTCGTGGTCATGGACCGGGAGGCCCCGGAGGGCTACCTGGCCTACGAGGAGGTCCTGGGGGAGGAACAAGACCCCGTGCGGGTGCCGGAGCGGGCAGCCTGCAGCATGGCCTACACCACCGGGACCACGGGCCTGCCCAAGGGGGTGGTCTACAGCCACCGGGCCCTGGTCCTCCACAGCCTGGCGGCGAGCCTCCAGGACGGCACCGCCCTCTCCGAGAAGGACGCGGTCCTCCCCGTGGTCCCCATGTTCCACGTGAACGCCTGGTGCCTCCCCTACGCGGCCACCCTGGTGGGGGCCAAGCAGGTCCTCCCCGGGCCCAGGCTGGACCCCGCCTCTTTGGTGGAGCTCTTTGACGGGGAGGGGGTCACCTTTACCGCCGGGGTGCCCACGGTCTGGCTCGCCCTGGCGGATTACCTGGAAAGCACGGGCCACCGCCTGAAGACCCTGAGGCGCCTGGTGGTGGGGGGAAGCGCCGCGCCCAAAAGCCTCATCGCCCGGTTTGAGCGGATGGGCATAGAGGTGCGCCAGGGCTACGGCCTCACCGAGACCTCCCCCGTGGTGGTGCAGAACTTCGTCAAGAGCCACCTCGAGGCCCTCCCCGAGGAGGAGAAGCTCACCCTCAAGGCCAAGACCGGCCTCCCCACCCCCCTGGTGCGCCTGCGGGTGGCGGACGAGGAGGGGAGGCCCGTGCCCAAGGACGGGAAGACCCTGGGGGAGGTCCAGCTCAAGGGGCCCTGGATCACCGGGGGCTACTACAAAAACGAGGAGGCAAGCCGAAGCGCCCTCACCCCGGACGGCTTCTTCCGCACCGGGGACATCGCCGTCTGGGACGAGGAGGGGTACGTAGAGATCAAGGACCGGCTCAAGGACCTGATCAAGTCGGGCGGGGAGTGGATCTCCAGCGTGGACCTAGAAAACGCCCTCATGGGCCACCCCAAGGTGAAGGAGGCGGCGGTGGTGGCCATCCCCCACCCCAGGTGGCAGGAGCGTCCCTTGGCGGTGGTGGTGCCCCGGGGCGAGGCCCCAAGCCCCGAGGAGCTCAACGAACACCTCCTCCGGGCGGGCTTCGCCAAGTGGCAGCTCCCCGACGCCTACGTCTTCGTGGAGGAGATTCCCAGGACCAGCGCCGGCAAGTTCCTGAAGCGGGCCCTGAGGGAGCGGTACCAGGGACTTTACCGGGAGGAATGA
- a CDS encoding PaaI family thioesterase — translation MSPFARWFQAELLFKGEGRAELLLPVREEFLQGQGLVHGGILAALLDSALGQAAESLGARVVTAELSLSYLRPVREGVLRAQGWVVHPGRRLIHAVGEAFLGEERVVFAKGVFYRLD, via the coding sequence ATGAGCCCTTTTGCGCGCTGGTTTCAGGCCGAGCTCCTCTTCAAGGGGGAGGGAAGGGCCGAGCTCCTCCTTCCCGTGCGGGAGGAGTTCCTCCAGGGGCAGGGCCTGGTCCACGGGGGGATCCTGGCCGCCCTTTTGGACAGCGCCCTGGGCCAGGCGGCGGAGAGCCTGGGGGCGCGGGTGGTGACGGCGGAGCTCTCCTTGAGCTACCTCCGCCCCGTGCGGGAGGGGGTCCTCCGGGCCCAAGGATGGGTGGTCCATCCCGGACGGAGGCTCATCCACGCGGTGGGGGAGGCCTTCTTGGGCGAGGAGCGGGTGGTCTTCGCCAAGGGGGTCTTCTACCGGCTGGACTGA
- a CDS encoding MaoC family dehydratase, producing the protein MPMYFEDFQVGQRFVTPARTVTEADVVNFAGVSGDYNPIHTDAEFAKQTPFGQRIAHGLLVLSMLTGLRQRSGHFEGTVIAWLEIRSYKFLKPVLIGDTVHGESEIVEKKETSKPDRGILVQRVRVYNQRGEVVQEGEFVTMVRRRPI; encoded by the coding sequence ATGCCCATGTATTTTGAGGACTTCCAGGTAGGCCAGAGGTTCGTCACCCCGGCCCGCACGGTGACCGAGGCGGACGTGGTCAACTTCGCCGGGGTCTCCGGGGACTACAACCCCATTCACACCGATGCGGAGTTCGCCAAACAGACCCCCTTCGGCCAGCGCATCGCCCACGGGCTTCTGGTCCTCTCCATGCTCACCGGGCTCCGGCAGCGCTCCGGCCACTTTGAGGGGACGGTGATCGCCTGGCTGGAGATCCGGAGCTACAAGTTCCTGAAGCCCGTCCTCATCGGCGACACCGTGCACGGGGAGAGCGAGATCGTGGAGAAAAAGGAGACGAGCAAGCCCGACCGGGGCATCCTGGTCCAGCGGGTCCGGGTCTACAACCAGCGGGGCGAGGTGGTCCAGGAGGGGGAGTTCGTCACCATGGTGCGGAGGAGGCCCATTTAA
- a CDS encoding serine hydrolase domain-containing protein, giving the protein MKLLEWLKEEVERGSFPGVVAGVVKDGEVVFREAVGRMDPKGTPMRPEAVFRVYSMTKPWTSVLALSFVEEGRLSLMDPVELYFPAFRPQVAVEEGEGFRLEPPRRPVLVYDLLRHTSGLTYGVFFRSPVKKLYLEAGVDLLNQSREEFLEALFRLPLRFQPGSTFEYGLSTDLLGHLLEEIAGEDLESLMRKRLFAPLGMKDSGFTAFPDRLAQPFPQDPETQAPIRLIPPSPKAGRHSGGAGGFSTLDDYLRFAEMLRTRRGPVSPALLDYLQQDHLGPLYPGVLERGEEYTPGPGYTFGLGVAVRKEAGLSPGHPGEVNWAGLAGTYFFADPKAGLSAVLLVQAPSLLSVARPDGVYFSRLGQKMWHRFRTLVYAAYAA; this is encoded by the coding sequence ATGAAGCTTCTGGAATGGCTTAAGGAAGAGGTGGAGCGGGGGAGCTTCCCCGGGGTGGTGGCCGGGGTGGTGAAGGACGGGGAGGTGGTCTTCCGGGAGGCGGTGGGGAGGATGGACCCAAAGGGCACCCCCATGCGGCCCGAGGCCGTCTTCCGGGTCTACTCCATGACCAAGCCCTGGACGAGCGTCCTCGCCCTTTCCTTTGTGGAGGAGGGCAGGCTTTCCCTCATGGACCCGGTGGAGCTCTACTTTCCCGCCTTCCGCCCCCAGGTGGCGGTGGAGGAGGGGGAGGGGTTCCGCCTCGAGCCCCCCCGGAGGCCGGTGTTGGTCTACGACCTCCTCCGCCACACCTCCGGCCTCACCTACGGGGTCTTCTTCCGCTCCCCGGTGAAGAAGCTCTACCTCGAGGCCGGGGTGGACCTTCTCAACCAGAGCCGGGAGGAGTTCCTGGAGGCCCTTTTCCGCCTGCCCCTGCGCTTCCAGCCGGGAAGCACCTTTGAGTATGGCCTTTCCACCGACCTTCTGGGCCACCTCCTGGAGGAGATCGCGGGCGAGGACCTGGAGAGCCTAATGCGAAAGCGGCTTTTCGCCCCCTTGGGCATGAAGGACTCCGGGTTCACCGCTTTCCCCGACCGCCTGGCCCAGCCCTTCCCCCAGGACCCCGAGACCCAGGCCCCCATCCGCCTCATCCCCCCCAGTCCCAAGGCGGGGCGGCACTCGGGGGGGGCCGGAGGGTTTTCCACCCTGGACGACTACCTGCGCTTCGCCGAGATGCTCAGGACCCGGCGGGGCCCGGTTTCCCCAGCGCTTTTGGACTACCTGCAGCAGGACCACCTGGGCCCCCTCTACCCGGGGGTCTTGGAGCGGGGGGAGGAGTACACGCCGGGGCCCGGCTACACCTTCGGCCTGGGGGTGGCGGTGCGCAAGGAGGCCGGCCTGAGCCCGGGGCACCCGGGGGAGGTGAACTGGGCGGGCCTGGCGGGGACCTACTTCTTCGCCGACCCCAAGGCGGGGCTTTCCGCCGTCCTCCTGGTCCAGGCCCCGAGCCTCCTCTCCGTGGCGCGGCCCGACGGGGTCTACTTCTCCCGGCTCGGGCAGAAGATGTGGCACCGGTTCCGGACGCTGGTCTATGCGGCCTATGCGGCTTGA
- a CDS encoding SDR family oxidoreductase, producing the protein MGRLDGKVVLITGAAHGIGRATLELFAKEGARLVACDLEEGPLREAASATGALPVVMDVADPSSVEEGFARALEAFGRLDGVVHYAGITRDNFHWKMPLEDWERVIRVNLTGSFLVARAASGAMRERNPGSIVLTSSRVYLGNLGQANYSASKAGVVGLTRTLALELGRWGIRVNALAPGFIETRMTAQVPEKVREKAIAATPLGRAGKPLEVAYAALFLVSDESSFITGQVLFVDGGRTIGAAPA; encoded by the coding sequence ATGGGAAGACTGGACGGCAAGGTGGTGCTCATCACCGGGGCGGCCCACGGGATCGGCCGGGCCACGCTGGAGCTCTTCGCCAAGGAAGGGGCAAGGCTCGTGGCCTGCGACCTCGAGGAAGGCCCCTTAAGGGAGGCGGCCTCCGCCACGGGGGCGCTGCCCGTGGTCATGGACGTGGCCGACCCCTCTTCGGTGGAGGAGGGGTTCGCCCGGGCTCTGGAGGCCTTCGGCCGGCTGGACGGGGTGGTGCACTACGCGGGGATCACCCGGGACAACTTCCACTGGAAGATGCCCCTGGAGGACTGGGAGCGGGTGATCCGGGTCAACCTGACGGGGAGCTTCCTGGTGGCGCGGGCGGCCTCGGGGGCCATGCGGGAGCGAAACCCGGGGAGCATCGTCCTCACCTCGAGCCGGGTGTATCTGGGCAACCTGGGGCAGGCCAACTACTCGGCCTCCAAGGCGGGGGTGGTGGGGCTCACCCGGACGCTGGCCCTGGAGCTTGGGCGGTGGGGGATCCGGGTGAACGCCCTGGCCCCGGGGTTCATAGAGACGCGGATGACGGCCCAGGTGCCGGAGAAGGTGCGGGAGAAGGCCATCGCCGCCACGCCCTTGGGCCGGGCGGGGAAGCCCCTGGAGGTGGCCTACGCGGCGCTCTTTTTGGTCTCGGACGAGTCCAGCTTCATCACCGGCCAGGTGCTCTTCGTGGACGGGGGGCGGACCATTGGGGCCGCGCCTGCCTGA
- a CDS encoding acyl-CoA dehydrogenase family protein has translation METFEELRALARSFIEKEVRERLPEYEAKEEFPWPLVRRMAELGFLGVVVPEAYGGVGLGYRAYLALLEEMGAYASLRSVMSVQQSLVATPILAYGTEAQKQAYLPRLARGEILGAYALTEPASGSDAASLRTRARRVEGGYVLSGQKTFISHGNVAELFVVFAKTDPEQGARGITAFLVERKDGVRSTPLKGKLGLRAADTGAVYLDEVFVPEDRVLGREGEGFRIALSTLDVGRLSLAAGSVGIIRRALELSLAYAKERHQFGRPIAGFQLVQEMLAEMKVDLEAARLLVENALAKKEAGERFTLEASMAKLFASEAANRAAYKAIQIHGGYGFFEEYEVARLYRDARIATLYEGTSEVQKLVIGAHLTGIRAFASPHPGLSQDGGPERRA, from the coding sequence ATGGAAACCTTTGAGGAGCTGAGGGCGCTGGCAAGGAGCTTCATAGAGAAGGAGGTTCGGGAGAGGCTTCCCGAGTACGAGGCCAAGGAGGAGTTCCCCTGGCCCTTGGTGCGGAGGATGGCCGAGCTGGGCTTTTTGGGCGTGGTCGTCCCGGAGGCCTACGGGGGGGTGGGGCTGGGTTACCGGGCCTACCTGGCCCTTCTGGAGGAGATGGGGGCCTACGCCTCCTTGCGCTCGGTGATGTCCGTGCAGCAAAGCCTGGTGGCCACCCCCATCCTCGCCTACGGGACCGAGGCGCAGAAGCAGGCCTACCTGCCCCGGCTGGCCCGGGGGGAGATCCTGGGGGCTTACGCCCTCACCGAGCCGGCCTCGGGCTCGGACGCGGCGAGCCTCCGCACCCGGGCCCGGCGGGTGGAGGGGGGGTACGTGCTCTCTGGGCAGAAGACCTTCATCTCCCACGGCAACGTGGCCGAGCTCTTCGTCGTCTTCGCCAAGACCGACCCCGAGCAGGGGGCCAGGGGCATCACCGCCTTCTTGGTGGAGCGGAAGGACGGGGTGCGCTCCACGCCCCTGAAGGGCAAGCTGGGCCTGAGGGCGGCGGACACGGGGGCGGTCTACCTGGACGAGGTCTTCGTCCCCGAGGACCGGGTCCTGGGCCGGGAGGGGGAGGGGTTCCGGATCGCCCTCTCCACCTTGGACGTGGGCCGGCTCTCCCTGGCGGCGGGGAGCGTGGGGATCATCCGGCGGGCCTTGGAGCTTTCCCTGGCCTACGCCAAGGAGCGCCACCAGTTTGGCCGGCCCATCGCGGGCTTCCAGCTCGTGCAGGAGATGCTGGCCGAGATGAAGGTGGACCTGGAGGCGGCCCGGCTTTTGGTGGAGAACGCCCTGGCCAAGAAGGAGGCGGGGGAGCGGTTCACCCTCGAGGCCTCCATGGCCAAGCTCTTCGCCAGCGAGGCGGCCAACCGCGCCGCGTACAAGGCCATCCAGATCCACGGCGGCTACGGCTTCTTTGAGGAGTACGAGGTGGCGAGGCTTTACCGGGATGCCCGCATCGCCACCTTGTACGAGGGGACGAGCGAGGTGCAGAAGCTGGTCATCGGGGCCCACCTCACAGGGATAAGGGCCTTCGCCTCGCCCCATCCTGGCCTTAGCCAGGATGGGGGCCCCGAGAGGAGGGCCTGA
- a CDS encoding TetR/AcrR family transcriptional regulator, producing MTEASTKTRILQEAARIFAEKGYEGASMQDLAQALGLSKAALYHHFRSKEEILYQISLLALSELLARGERALEERDPSRALLLFMEGHARYIEENHPFFVAMLQGLASLSPPHREETVRLRDRHEANLRRILERGMEEGVFRRVDVALAGRAVLSLLNWMIRWFRPGGPMRAEEVARAYWDLVLRGLQDGNL from the coding sequence ATGACGGAAGCGTCCACCAAGACCCGCATCCTCCAGGAGGCGGCCCGCATCTTCGCGGAGAAGGGCTACGAGGGGGCCTCCATGCAGGACCTGGCCCAGGCCCTGGGCCTTTCCAAAGCGGCCCTCTACCACCACTTCCGGAGCAAGGAGGAGATCCTCTACCAGATCAGCCTCCTGGCGCTTTCTGAGCTTCTCGCCCGGGGGGAGAGGGCGCTGGAGGAGAGGGACCCCAGCCGGGCTCTCCTCCTCTTCATGGAGGGGCACGCCCGCTACATAGAGGAGAACCACCCCTTCTTCGTGGCCATGCTCCAGGGCCTGGCCAGCCTCTCCCCCCCGCACCGGGAGGAGACGGTGCGCCTTAGGGACCGCCATGAGGCCAACCTGCGGCGCATCCTAGAGCGGGGGATGGAGGAGGGGGTCTTCCGGCGGGTGGACGTGGCCCTGGCGGGGCGGGCGGTCCTCTCATTGCTCAACTGGATGATCCGGTGGTTCCGGCCCGGGGGGCCGATGCGGGCGGAGGAGGTGGCCCGGGCCTACTGGGACCTGGTTCTGAGGGGGCTTCAGGATGGAAACCTTTGA
- a CDS encoding ABC transporter ATP-binding protein produces the protein MEGLEARGVQGRHALKGVSLRLLPGEFVALLGPNGAGKSTLLRLLLGLEAPRRGGVYLDGLPLYRYGSYERGRRLAYLPQAGPVPEGLWVEEVVRLGRLPHQGLLGREGREDKEAVEWALEVTRTAAFRDRPLGALSGGERQRVLLARALAARPRYLLLDEPLNHLDLEHQAGLLGLLLGLARGGMGVLAVLHDPNQAARADRVVFLKEGRVLAEGRPGELLTEPFLQGVYGPSVRVAWAEGRPVVYF, from the coding sequence GTGGAAGGGCTTGAGGCCAGGGGGGTCCAGGGGCGGCACGCCCTCAAGGGGGTGAGCCTCCGCCTCCTCCCGGGGGAGTTTGTGGCCCTGTTGGGCCCCAACGGGGCGGGGAAGAGCACGCTTTTGCGCCTCCTTTTGGGCCTCGAGGCCCCCAGGCGGGGCGGGGTCTATCTGGACGGCCTTCCCCTTTACCGTTACGGGAGCTACGAGCGGGGGCGGAGGCTGGCCTATCTGCCCCAGGCCGGGCCTGTTCCCGAGGGGCTCTGGGTGGAGGAGGTGGTCCGGCTGGGCCGCCTGCCCCACCAGGGGCTTCTGGGCCGGGAGGGCCGGGAGGACAAGGAGGCGGTGGAGTGGGCCCTGGAGGTTACCCGGACCGCCGCCTTCCGGGACCGGCCCCTGGGGGCGCTCTCCGGGGGGGAGAGGCAGCGGGTCCTCCTGGCCCGGGCCCTGGCCGCCCGCCCCCGATACCTCCTCTTGGACGAGCCCCTGAACCACCTGGACCTGGAGCACCAGGCGGGCCTTCTGGGCCTTCTCCTGGGCCTGGCCCGGGGCGGGATGGGGGTTCTGGCCGTCCTGCACGACCCCAACCAGGCCGCCCGGGCCGACCGGGTGGTCTTCCTGAAGGAGGGCCGGGTCCTGGCCGAGGGGAGACCCGGGGAGCTCCTCACCGAGCCCTTCTTGCAGGGGGTCTACGGCCCCTCGGTCCGGGTGGCCTGGGCGGAGGGGCGGCCCGTGGTGTACTTCTGA
- a CDS encoding FecCD family ABC transporter permease, which produces MTGSRARPLLRRGLALAGLLLFLLFALVLGVGVGAVPVPAGEAVRALLGLSDNPVLTELRLPRVLGGALVGAALALSGAAFQGLFRNPLADPYLMGSASGAALGVTVYAVLVGALSPAFAQHAVFSGLPFSATFAGFLGALLAVGLTLVLAGGTARTHDLVLAGVVVGSVFTGLTTYLMLQDADRVRAVFAYTLGNLAFMGWPGVRALFLFVLLAFPLFLFGRVLNALALGEEVARSLGLPLEALKLLLIALVALLTAAAVAQAGIIGFVGLITPHLLRRLLGEDYRVLLPASFLGGAAFLVLADLLARTLTRPAELPVGVVTTLLGGPFFLYLMWRGRGRA; this is translated from the coding sequence ATGACCGGAAGCCGCGCCCGCCCCCTCCTCCGGCGGGGCCTGGCCCTGGCCGGCCTCCTCCTCTTCCTCCTCTTCGCCCTGGTCCTCGGGGTGGGGGTGGGGGCGGTCCCCGTCCCGGCGGGCGAGGCGGTGCGGGCCCTTCTGGGCCTTTCGGACAACCCCGTCCTCACCGAGCTCCGCCTTCCCCGGGTCCTGGGGGGGGCGCTGGTGGGGGCGGCCTTGGCCCTTTCGGGGGCGGCCTTCCAGGGCCTCTTTCGTAACCCCCTGGCCGATCCCTACCTGATGGGCTCCGCCTCCGGGGCGGCTTTGGGGGTGACGGTGTACGCGGTCCTGGTGGGGGCCCTTTCCCCGGCCTTCGCCCAGCACGCGGTCTTTTCCGGCCTCCCCTTCTCCGCCACCTTTGCGGGGTTTCTGGGGGCCCTCCTCGCGGTGGGCCTCACCCTGGTCCTGGCCGGGGGGACGGCCCGGACCCACGACCTGGTTCTGGCGGGGGTGGTGGTGGGGAGCGTCTTCACCGGCCTGACCACCTACCTGATGCTCCAGGACGCGGACCGGGTGCGGGCCGTCTTCGCCTACACCCTGGGCAACCTGGCCTTTATGGGCTGGCCGGGGGTGAGGGCCCTCTTCCTCTTCGTCCTCCTGGCCTTTCCCCTTTTCCTCTTCGGCCGGGTGCTGAACGCTTTGGCCCTGGGGGAGGAGGTGGCGAGGAGCCTGGGCCTGCCCCTCGAGGCCCTGAAGCTCCTCCTCATCGCCCTGGTGGCCCTCCTGACCGCGGCGGCCGTGGCCCAGGCGGGGATCATCGGCTTCGTGGGCCTCATCACCCCTCACCTTTTGCGGAGGCTTCTGGGGGAGGACTACCGGGTCCTCCTGCCCGCCTCCTTCCTGGGCGGGGCGGCCTTCCTGGTCCTCGCCGACCTCCTGGCCCGCACCCTCACCCGGCCCGCGGAGCTGCCCGTGGGGGTGGTGACCACCCTCCTGGGGGGGCCCTTCTTCCTGTACCTCATGTGGAGGGGACGTGGAAGGGCTTGA
- a CDS encoding ABC transporter substrate-binding protein, producing the protein MKRILAVLSVLLAIALAFPLTVKDDLGRSVTLKAPPKRVVSMLPSATETLCALGACGLLVATDDYSDFPEEVKRLPKAGGLYNPNPELIVSLKPDLVVVSKYGKLYETLERAGLTVYVVRTETYEDIFRTVRALARLLGREAEGERLVARIQKEVYQEEARAAKAKTRPRVYYEIDPTPYTVGPDSFIGVLIQKARGVNIVPKELGLFPKISPEFVVEKDPEVIVATYPDAERVLKSRPGFDRVKAVREGRICVYTGEQDNLLSRPGPRVAQGLRLLVDCFHR; encoded by the coding sequence GTGAAACGGATTCTGGCGGTTCTTTCGGTTCTTTTGGCCATCGCCCTGGCTTTCCCCCTTACGGTCAAAGACGACCTGGGGCGGAGCGTCACCCTGAAGGCCCCGCCCAAGCGGGTGGTGAGCATGCTCCCCTCGGCCACCGAGACCCTCTGCGCCCTGGGGGCCTGCGGCCTCCTGGTGGCCACGGACGACTACTCCGACTTCCCCGAGGAGGTGAAGCGCCTGCCCAAGGCGGGGGGGCTGTACAACCCCAACCCCGAGCTCATCGTCTCCCTGAAGCCCGACCTGGTCGTCGTCTCCAAGTACGGAAAGCTGTACGAGACCCTGGAGCGGGCGGGCCTCACCGTCTACGTGGTGCGCACCGAGACCTACGAGGACATCTTCCGGACCGTTCGGGCCCTGGCCCGGCTTTTGGGCCGGGAGGCCGAGGGGGAGCGGCTGGTGGCCCGGATCCAGAAGGAGGTCTACCAGGAGGAGGCCCGGGCGGCCAAGGCCAAGACCCGGCCTCGGGTCTACTACGAGATTGACCCCACCCCCTACACCGTGGGGCCGGACTCCTTCATCGGCGTGCTCATCCAGAAGGCCCGGGGGGTGAACATCGTCCCCAAAGAGCTCGGCCTCTTCCCCAAGATCAGCCCGGAGTTCGTGGTGGAGAAGGACCCCGAGGTCATCGTGGCCACCTACCCGGACGCGGAGCGCGTCCTTAAGAGCCGACCCGGCTTTGACCGGGTGAAGGCGGTGAGGGAGGGCCGGATCTGCGTCTACACGGGGGAGCAGGACAACCTCCTCTCCCGGCCCGGCCCCCGGGTGGCCCAGGGCCTCCGCCTCCTGGTGGACTGCTTCCACAGATGA
- the mraZ gene encoding division/cell wall cluster transcriptional repressor MraZ has translation MPFGEYQYSLDDKGRVVIPQPFRDFLEDGLVLTRGMEGCLYVFPTSAWRKIEEQLVHLPLIDDQARAFVRFFYSGAHKTRMDSASRVLIPPPLRQFAGLEEGGEVVVAGAPGRLEIWSQERWWQTIQKIMENPPAPEALKGLVG, from the coding sequence ATGCCTTTCGGGGAGTACCAGTACAGCCTGGACGACAAAGGCCGGGTGGTCATCCCCCAGCCCTTCCGGGACTTCCTCGAGGACGGCCTGGTCCTCACCCGGGGGATGGAGGGGTGCCTGTACGTCTTCCCCACCTCCGCCTGGAGGAAGATCGAGGAGCAGCTGGTCCACCTCCCCCTCATAGACGACCAGGCGCGGGCCTTCGTCCGCTTCTTCTACTCCGGGGCCCACAAGACCCGGATGGACAGCGCCTCCCGCGTCCTCATCCCCCCGCCCCTGCGCCAGTTCGCCGGGCTGGAGGAAGGGGGGGAGGTGGTGGTGGCGGGCGCCCCGGGAAGGCTGGAGATCTGGAGCCAAGAGCGGTGGTGGCAGACGATTCAAAAGATTATGGAAAACCCGCCCGCCCCGGAGGCCTTGAAGGGGCTGGTGGGATGA
- the rsmH gene encoding 16S rRNA (cytosine(1402)-N(4))-methyltransferase RsmH, which produces MNTHIPVLFEEALEYLAIRPGGLYVDATLGGAGHARGILSRGGRVIGLDQDPEAVERAQSLGLEGLTVVQSNFRHLEQVLDELGVERVEGVLADLGLSSFHLDDPRRGFSYAQEGPLDMRMGEEGPTAEEVVNTQDLEELYRILKEYGEEPRAFAIARAIVEARRKKPIRTTTELAEIVRKAVGFRKAGHPARKTFQALRIYVNDELSALQDLLRAAQNRLAPGGRLVVISFHSLEDRIVKRFLKESGLRVLTKKPVVPKEEEVRANPRARSAKLRAAEKEVA; this is translated from the coding sequence ATGAACACGCATATTCCCGTACTTTTTGAGGAAGCCTTAGAGTATCTGGCCATCCGGCCGGGCGGCCTGTACGTGGACGCCACCTTGGGCGGCGCGGGCCACGCCCGGGGCATCCTGAGCCGGGGTGGACGGGTCATCGGCCTGGACCAGGACCCGGAGGCGGTAGAGCGGGCGCAGAGCCTGGGCCTGGAGGGCCTCACCGTAGTGCAGAGCAACTTCCGCCATCTGGAGCAGGTCCTGGACGAGCTGGGGGTGGAGCGGGTGGAGGGGGTTCTGGCCGACCTGGGCCTTTCCAGCTTCCACCTGGACGACCCCCGCCGGGGCTTCAGCTACGCCCAGGAGGGCCCCCTGGACATGCGGATGGGCGAGGAAGGGCCCACCGCGGAGGAGGTGGTGAACACCCAGGACCTGGAGGAGCTCTACCGCATCCTCAAGGAGTACGGGGAGGAGCCCCGCGCCTTCGCCATCGCCCGGGCCATCGTGGAGGCCCGGCGGAAAAAGCCCATCCGGACCACCACGGAGCTTGCGGAGATCGTGCGAAAGGCGGTGGGCTTCCGCAAGGCGGGCCACCCCGCCCGCAAGACCTTCCAGGCCCTCAGGATCTACGTAAACGACGAGCTAAGCGCCCTACAAGACCTCCTCCGGGCGGCCCAAAACCGCCTCGCCCCCGGGGGGAGGCTGGTGGTCATCAGCTTCCACTCCCTCGAGGACCGGATCGTCAAGCGCTTCCTTAAGGAGAGCGGCCTCCGCGTCCTGACCAAGAAGCCCGTGGTCCCCAAGGAGGAGGAGGTGCGGGCCAACCCCCGGGCCCGAAGCGCCAAGCTCCGGGCGGCGGAGAAGGAGGTGGCCTGA